CAGGTATCCCGGATCAGTTTGAGATCGTGGGAGACCAGGAGGATCGTCACCCTCTTCGCCTTGAAGGTCTCCATGCGTTCCTCACACTTTTTCTGGAAGACGGCATCCCCCACGGAGAAAAGCTCATCGATCAGGAGCAGGTCCGGCTCGACATCGGTGGCGATCGCGAACCCGAGGCGAGCGGACATCCCAACCGAATAGTTCATCAAAGGAACATCAATGAACTCCTCAAGCTCTGCGAACCCAACGATGCGGTCAAATCGCTTTTCGAGCTCTTTCTGTGAAAATCCCAGCAGGGACCCATAAAGAAAGATATTCTCCCGCCCGGTCAGAAACGGGTCAAACCCCGCCCCAAGCTCAATGAGGGGGGCGATTCGCCCTCGCGCGATGACGCTGCCAATAGAGGGAGGGATGATGCCGGCGATCACCTTTAGGAGCGTACTCTTCCCTGCTCCGTTGGCCCCAATAATACCGAACGTCTCCCCTGGGTAGAGTGTAAAGGAGACTTCTCGCAAGGGCCAAAACTCATCCCGTTCAACCGCCCGCCCCTTCAACATCCGAATGACATGCTCTCGTATTGATCCGGTTCGCTC
This genomic stretch from Candidatus Methylomirabilis sp. harbors:
- a CDS encoding ABC transporter ATP-binding protein, encoding MPVLQVEDLSIRLLLHRERTGSIREHVIRMLKGRAVERDEFWPLREVSFTLYPGETFGIIGANGAGKSTLLKVIAGIIPPSIGSVIARGRIAPLIELGAGFDPFLTGRENIFLYGSLLGFSQKELEKRFDRIVGFAELEEFIDVPLMNYSVGMSARLGFAIATDVEPDLLLIDELFSVGDAVFQKKCEERMETFKAKRVTILLVSHDLKLIRDTCHRTLCLHHGQVVALGPTEEVVAEYKRFSALTSPSQQSDGNAR